The genomic window GGTGCAGCTGGGGCATGAGGTGACGGGCGTGGATGCCGAGGCACGCACTGTCACGGTTCTGGACCGCGCGGCGGGGCGCGTCGCCACCGAGCCGTACGACCGCCTTTTGGTCGCCACCGGGGTCAGTGCGGTTCGGCCAGATTGGGCGCAGACCGACCTCGCGGGTGTCCACGTGCTGCGCGAGATTCCCGACGGACAGGCCATCGCAGACAGTTTGAAAGGAGCCGGGCGCGTCTGCATCGTCGGCGGCGGGTACATCGGCCTCGAACTGGCGGAAAACATGTGCCGCCAGGGCCTGAGCGTGGTGCTGCTGGAGCGAAATCCGGACGTGGGGGGCCGGGTGCTGGACCCCGAGTACCGCCCCCGCCTTCTCGACGAACTCGGGCGGCACGGGGTGGACGTGCGCTGCGGGACCACCGTGGAGGGCCTGATCGGCAAGGCGGGCCGCGTGACCGGTGTGCAGACGGACGGCGGGCTGGTCCGCGCCGACGTGGTGGTGGTCGCGGTGGGGGTCAAACCCAACGTGGACCTGCTGCGGGCGGCGGGGGCCCGCCTCGGCAAGACCGGCGCGGCGGCGGTGGACGTGCGGCAGCAGACAAACGTGGACGGCGTCTACGCGGCGGGCGACAACTGCGAGAGCCTGCACCGGGTCACGCGGCGCCGGGTCCACATTCCGCTCGGCCTGACTGCCAATCGCATGGGCCGCATCGCCGGCATCAACATGGCGGGCGGCGACGCCAAGTTTCCCGGTGTGGTGGGCACCAGCATCTTCAAGGTCTTCGGCCTCGGCGTAGCGCGCACCGGGCTGACCCAGGGCGAAGCCGCTGCGCTGGGCCTGAACGCCGTCAGCGTGGACGTGACCAGCACCGACCACGCGGGCTACTACGCCGACGCCCGGCCCATTCACGTCCGGCTGACCGGCGAGCGCGGGACCGGGCGGCTGCTGGGCGGGCAACTGGTCGCCGAGAATCCCCTCAGTGTCAAACGGGTGGACGTGATCGCCGCGCACCTGCACAGTCGCGGCAAGGTGGAAGACCTCTTTCAGATGGACCTCGCCTATGCCCCTCCCTTTTCCGGCGTCTGGGATGTACTACTGGTGGCCGCCGACCGCCTGAACCGGGCGCTGCGGGCGTAGGGCGACACAGAAAACTGAAAAAAGAGAACCGGGCGACTCTCTGGGAGCAGCCCGGTTCCGCTTGTCAATACAGCCTGTCGCTTACTCGCCCGCCGCCTGAGCCAGTACCCGGCGCACGCCCAGGCGCACGCGGCCCAGGCTCGGCACCTCGTCGAACCGGACAAGGAGCATGCCTTCGCCGCACGGCGTGAGCAGCAGGGGACCGCTGTCGAGGTCAAGCAGCAGGTCGTGCCAGGTCGGGCTGTCGGTGGCGGCTTGTAGGCTTTGCAGCACCGCCCGCGCCGCCGCGACGATGGTGGGGTCGGTCGCGCCGCTGCCGACCATGTTGAGAATCTGGCCGTTGCCGTCCACCACGCCCGCCCGCTGCACGCCGCGCACGTCCAGCAGAGGGGCGAGGTTCAGGCCGGCGGGGTCGAGGGCCGGAGCGCTCACAGGCCCTCGGTGGCCGGCAGGTCGAAGACTTCCAGGGCCAGCTTGGCGAGGGCCTGCTGCATCGGGCGGGTATCCAGCCCACGGGCCACAGCGGCGCCGAGCACATAGTCACCACTCGCCAGCGCCACGACTTCCAGTTTCTCGCTGGTGAAGGCGATGCGGGTTACGCGTCCGGCTTGCAACCGCTCCGTCGTGCGGTCGATCCAGTGACGCAGCTCGGCGAGTTCGGCGGCCAGCACGTCGCCGTCGCCCACCATTTCCAGCGGCAGGCCGTCGGGGCCGACCAGTACCCCGGCCACGATGCCGGGTTGGGTTCGCAACACGCCCAGCTTCACAGTTGTGCCTCCAGTTGCCGGGCCGCCGCGTGGCCGTAAAGCCGCGCCTGCCCCAGGTTGCTGCGCTCGTCGAGGGCGAGCAGCAAAAAGAATTCGGGATTGATCGGCAGCAGATACACGCTCACGCTCTCGCCGCGCAGGTACAGCTCGCGGGTATGGCCCCCGCCCAGGGTGTCATAGGCGGCGTTGCCCGCCCGCAGCAGCCCGGCGTGTTCGGCCACCAGCAGGTTCAGGTCGGCGTTGGTGGGGCAATAGCCCTCCACCAGCAGCCCGTCGAGCCCGCCGATGGCTGCCGCCCACGCGCCGCGCACATCGGTCACAAGTTGGGTGAGTTCATACAGCATCTGCCCGGCATCATACGGCCCCCCGCGTCACACCACTCTGACTCGCCGAGAGAAGTCGAAAAGAGGAAAATGCCTGCTTTTGTAGACAACTCGGGAGGTCAGTTTCGATGCTCATCAGGCTCTCAATTATTCGCGGGTCATTTGACACTGTGTCGGTCGATAGGGCCAGAAGTTCAAGGAGAAAAACATTGTTCAGAACATCATTTCTGGGCTTCCAGCCCTGCTTTGACTCCGGTGAAACCCTCCAAATCAGCCTGCGGTGACATTTCGTCACCTCGTAACCTAAATCATGATTAAAGAAACAAAACTATTTACAAAATTGTGACCTCGGCCTATACTTTCTGACATCAAGGCGGACAGATTCGCGCGTCCGCCTCCCCTTCACCTTTTCCGCCTTAGGAGGCGTTTTCCATGACCCAGACCCAGACTGCTGCCCGCACCTTCGTGGACACCGTGACCTACCGCCCCGGCGCCGTCATCCTTTACCCCGGCAAGAGCGACATGCTCTACCGCGTCTCCAGCGGCCTCGTGCGCGTGCACACCATGGACGACGACGGCAACGGGCTGACCCTGCGCTATGTCAAGCCCGGCGAATACTTCGGCGAAGAAGCCCTGGCCGGCGTGAACCGCGCCTACTTTGCCGAAGCTGTGACCGACAGCGCCATTGACGTGATCAACCCCGCCCTGATGAGCGCTGAAGACAACCTGGTGGTGACCACCCACCTCGTGCGGACCCTCGAACGCGCTTACGAAAGCATCTACCGCCTCGTCGGCAAGCGCCTGCGTGCCCGCATTGCCGGGGAGCTGCTCGAACTCAAGGACACCGCCCTCGCCACGCAGCTCGACAGCGGTGAAACGATGATC from Deinococcus radiodurans R1 = ATCC 13939 = DSM 20539 includes these protein-coding regions:
- a CDS encoding FAD-dependent oxidoreductase, producing MRIVIVGGVAAGMSAASRAKRFDPDAEVVVFERGDFISYGACGLPYVLGGAVGEWDDLIARTPAQMRGRGIGVQLGHEVTGVDAEARTVTVLDRAAGRVATEPYDRLLVATGVSAVRPDWAQTDLAGVHVLREIPDGQAIADSLKGAGRVCIVGGGYIGLELAENMCRQGLSVVLLERNPDVGGRVLDPEYRPRLLDELGRHGVDVRCGTTVEGLIGKAGRVTGVQTDGGLVRADVVVVAVGVKPNVDLLRAAGARLGKTGAAAVDVRQQTNVDGVYAAGDNCESLHRVTRRRVHIPLGLTANRMGRIAGINMAGGDAKFPGVVGTSIFKVFGLGVARTGLTQGEAAALGLNAVSVDVTSTDHAGYYADARPIHVRLTGERGTGRLLGGQLVAENPLSVKRVDVIAAHLHSRGKVEDLFQMDLAYAPPFSGVWDVLLVAADRLNRALRA
- a CDS encoding roadblock/LC7 domain-containing protein; amino-acid sequence: MSAPALDPAGLNLAPLLDVRGVQRAGVVDGNGQILNMVGSGATDPTIVAAARAVLQSLQAATDSPTWHDLLLDLDSGPLLLTPCGEGMLLVRFDEVPSLGRVRLGVRRVLAQAAGE
- a CDS encoding roadblock/LC7 domain-containing protein; this encodes MKLGVLRTQPGIVAGVLVGPDGLPLEMVGDGDVLAAELAELRHWIDRTTERLQAGRVTRIAFTSEKLEVVALASGDYVLGAAVARGLDTRPMQQALAKLALEVFDLPATEGL
- a CDS encoding roadblock/LC7 domain-containing protein yields the protein MLYELTQLVTDVRGAWAAAIGGLDGLLVEGYCPTNADLNLLVAEHAGLLRAGNAAYDTLGGGHTRELYLRGESVSVYLLPINPEFFLLLALDERSNLGQARLYGHAAARQLEAQL
- a CDS encoding cyclic nucleotide-binding domain-containing protein, which gives rise to MTQTQTAARTFVDTVTYRPGAVILYPGKSDMLYRVSSGLVRVHTMDDDGNGLTLRYVKPGEYFGEEALAGVNRAYFAEAVTDSAIDVINPALMSAEDNLVVTTHLVRTLERAYESIYRLVGKRLRARIAGELLELKDTALATQLDSGETMIYATHDELAAAVGSVRETVTKVVGELSREGVHQRRLRQDHPQGRARPRHHRGGLKLSTLPLTAPTPAVGVFAARTELPVPGFSCLGTLFFGDGAALCEFRRCQNADLWSR